One uncultured Hyphomonas sp. genomic region harbors:
- a CDS encoding glutathione S-transferase family protein: MSAYRLFGAETSPYSLKVRAFLRYKGIEFEWITRSRETETDFRALARHATVPLLVSPDRPVNQESTRMLFALESSHPEPSATPEDPALAALSLILEDYGDEWLNKCMFQQRWSNKPDRDQAGLRALVQLSGGKRPRAWKKPSVQIAERMADRLPLVGASAENGPVLDASWRRFAELLNTHLKDHLFIFGGRPAFADFSLAAQLQQMLLDPTPAEWLKDRAPFVVAWCENMDDPKAGGPFADLSALQPTLAPLFADEVGKTYLVWAKANSDAARKGSDKVSAELESGQFEQSTQKHAAEAFNAVDRSVSRTLKDSGTLETFLGDANCLKAFRYKGQPAASDA, encoded by the coding sequence ATGTCAGCCTATCGCCTCTTCGGTGCCGAAACCTCGCCCTACTCGCTGAAGGTCCGCGCCTTCCTGCGCTACAAGGGCATTGAATTCGAATGGATCACGCGGTCCCGCGAGACGGAAACCGATTTTCGTGCACTGGCGCGCCATGCGACCGTACCGCTGCTGGTTTCGCCGGATCGTCCGGTGAACCAGGAATCGACGCGCATGCTGTTTGCGCTGGAATCGTCCCATCCCGAGCCGTCCGCCACGCCGGAAGACCCGGCCCTGGCGGCGCTGTCGCTCATCCTTGAAGATTATGGCGACGAGTGGCTGAACAAATGCATGTTCCAGCAACGCTGGTCGAACAAGCCGGACCGCGACCAGGCCGGCCTGCGCGCGCTGGTGCAATTGTCCGGCGGCAAGCGCCCGCGCGCATGGAAAAAGCCGTCGGTGCAGATTGCCGAGCGTATGGCAGACCGCTTGCCGCTGGTTGGCGCGTCTGCCGAGAACGGGCCGGTGCTCGACGCATCGTGGCGCCGTTTTGCGGAATTGCTGAACACGCACCTGAAAGACCACCTCTTCATCTTCGGCGGCCGCCCGGCCTTCGCAGATTTCAGCCTCGCTGCTCAGCTCCAGCAGATGCTGCTGGATCCGACCCCGGCGGAATGGCTGAAAGACCGCGCGCCGTTTGTTGTCGCCTGGTGTGAGAACATGGACGACCCGAAAGCCGGTGGTCCGTTTGCTGACTTGTCTGCGCTGCAGCCAACCCTCGCCCCACTGTTCGCTGACGAAGTGGGCAAGACCTATCTGGTCTGGGCCAAGGCGAATTCCGATGCGGCCCGCAAGGGTTCGGATAAAGTCTCCGCCGAGCTGGAAAGCGGCCAATTCGAACAATCGACGCAGAAGCACGCTGCCGAAGCCTTCAACGCAGTGGACAGGTCTGTCAGCCGCACACTGAAGGACTCCGGCACCCTGGAAACCTTTCTGGGCGACGCAAACTGCCTGAAAGCCTTCCGGTACAAAGGGCAACCGGCCGCTTCCGACGCCTGA
- a CDS encoding Hsp20 family protein — protein sequence MSNIDLTPLYRTMVGFDRMANMIDQAARLDGSQGYPPYNIERVDENAFAIEIAVAGFTQDDLEIETKEGLLTVAGKKTDTEDAGGRDYLHRGIAQRSFIRRYQLADHILVTGAQLDHGVLRIDLVRELPEEKKPRKIEIGASESQEPKLIGKKKADAA from the coding sequence ATGTCGAACATTGATCTGACCCCCCTTTACCGCACCATGGTTGGCTTTGACCGTATGGCCAACATGATCGATCAGGCCGCGCGCCTGGACGGCTCGCAGGGCTATCCGCCTTATAATATCGAGCGAGTCGACGAAAACGCCTTCGCCATCGAGATCGCCGTCGCCGGCTTTACGCAGGACGATCTGGAAATCGAAACGAAGGAAGGCCTGCTGACCGTGGCAGGCAAGAAAACCGATACCGAAGACGCCGGCGGCAGGGACTACCTGCATCGCGGCATTGCCCAGCGCAGCTTCATCCGCCGTTACCAGCTGGCCGATCACATTCTCGTGACCGGCGCCCAGCTCGACCATGGCGTGCTACGGATCGACCTCGTCCGTGAACTTCCGGAAGAGAAAAAGCCGCGTAAGATCGAGATCGGAGCCTCCGAATCGCAGGAACCGAAACTGATCGGCAAGAAAAAAGCTGACGCCGCATAA
- a CDS encoding methyltransferase domain-containing protein, producing the protein MMKTAVSASLLALAVMAACSPAPADSPEAVAELDTETAAAEAPAAESLLDAAIASDLRSPEEKARDEWRHPKETLEFLGIEPDDTVVEIWPGGGWYTNILAPWLASGGGKLVAVLFSPEGIDDAERVERIETNNAKFKSNYTDPAFGTIDYSGFSANSGPLTEPGTADAVLTFRNIHNWMAGGYEQKFFDEAYAALKPGGVLGVVEHRLPSTAVQDPEAASGYVHEDYVKTLAANSGFEFAGSSEINANPADTADHPFGVWTLPPVSNQPKEGEEAPEGWDPEAYKAIGESDRMTLKFIKPAE; encoded by the coding sequence ATGATGAAAACCGCCGTATCTGCTTCCCTTCTTGCCCTGGCTGTCATGGCAGCCTGCTCACCGGCCCCGGCCGACAGCCCCGAAGCCGTTGCCGAACTCGACACGGAAACCGCCGCAGCTGAGGCGCCAGCAGCGGAAAGCCTTCTGGACGCGGCGATTGCCAGCGACCTGCGTTCGCCAGAGGAAAAAGCCCGCGACGAGTGGCGCCATCCGAAGGAAACGCTGGAATTCCTGGGCATCGAACCCGATGACACTGTGGTGGAGATCTGGCCGGGCGGCGGTTGGTACACCAACATCCTCGCGCCATGGCTCGCCTCCGGCGGCGGCAAGCTGGTCGCTGTCCTGTTCTCGCCGGAAGGCATCGACGATGCCGAACGCGTCGAACGGATCGAGACGAACAATGCGAAGTTCAAATCGAACTATACCGATCCAGCTTTCGGCACGATCGACTATTCCGGCTTCTCTGCGAACAGCGGTCCGCTGACAGAGCCCGGTACGGCAGACGCCGTGCTGACTTTCCGCAACATCCACAACTGGATGGCCGGCGGATACGAACAGAAATTCTTCGATGAAGCTTATGCCGCCCTGAAACCGGGCGGTGTGCTGGGCGTGGTCGAACACCGCCTGCCCTCCACCGCCGTACAGGATCCGGAAGCGGCCAGCGGCTATGTCCACGAGGACTATGTGAAAACACTCGCCGCAAATTCAGGCTTTGAATTCGCAGGCTCATCCGAGATCAACGCCAATCCGGCCGATACCGCAGACCATCCCTTCGGCGTCTGGACGCTGCCGCCTGTCAGCAACCAGCCGAAGGAAGGCGAAGAAGCGCCGGAAGGCTGGGATCCGGAAGCCTATAAGGCCATCGGCGAAAGCGACCGGATGACGCTGAAATTCATCAAGCCGGCGGAATAA
- a CDS encoding TIGR02466 family protein, whose protein sequence is MALKSLFPTLVKEAALGTDALRSELEAVCWLLEDEDTAGNDWCDAEGYDGYTSYASLDDLPERFPEFAALKELLDQQAAEFAKELHWDMGGFHLELDALWVNILGEGGSHSGHIHPGSVISGTYYVAVPDGAGTLKMEDPRLTFMMGAPQPTDEAPESARRFVYLEPKEGHALFWESWLRHEVMPNRSEEPRVSISFNYALVRD, encoded by the coding sequence ATGGCATTGAAATCCCTGTTCCCGACCCTCGTGAAGGAAGCCGCGCTTGGCACCGATGCCCTTCGGTCCGAGCTCGAAGCTGTCTGCTGGCTGCTGGAAGACGAAGACACCGCCGGCAATGACTGGTGCGACGCCGAGGGCTATGACGGTTACACCTCTTACGCTTCGCTCGACGATTTGCCGGAGCGGTTTCCGGAGTTTGCCGCGCTGAAAGAACTGCTCGACCAACAAGCCGCCGAATTCGCAAAGGAACTCCACTGGGACATGGGCGGCTTTCACCTCGAGCTCGATGCGCTCTGGGTGAACATTCTCGGCGAAGGCGGCAGCCATTCCGGACACATCCATCCGGGCAGCGTGATTTCCGGCACCTATTATGTCGCTGTGCCCGACGGCGCAGGCACGCTGAAAATGGAAGACCCGCGCCTCACCTTCATGATGGGTGCGCCCCAGCCGACAGATGAAGCGCCGGAATCTGCCCGCCGCTTCGTCTATCTCGAACCGAAAGAGGGCCACGCCCTGTTCTGGGAATCCTGGCTGCGCCATGAAGTCATGCCCAACCGGTCAGAAGAGCCGCGCGTCTCAATCAGTTTCAATTATGCGCTGGTGCGCGACTGA
- a CDS encoding putative quinol monooxygenase, whose translation MIIVTGSVRARPDTEAELVALCREHCARSRAEEGCIAHNVHRDCDDPALLVFVEYWRDMAALNAHFALKESREFVKVARRLSAGGTPMRIFEAAEVKAEA comes from the coding sequence ATGATCATCGTCACCGGCAGCGTCCGCGCCCGACCGGACACCGAGGCAGAACTGGTCGCCCTCTGCCGGGAACATTGCGCCCGCTCCCGTGCTGAAGAGGGCTGCATCGCCCATAATGTGCACAGAGATTGTGACGATCCGGCCCTTCTGGTCTTCGTGGAGTACTGGCGGGACATGGCCGCCCTGAACGCCCATTTCGCGCTCAAAGAGAGCCGGGAATTCGTCAAGGTGGCCCGGCGCCTCTCTGCTGGCGGAACGCCCATGCGGATCTTCGAAGCGGCAGAAGTAAAGGCAGAGGCCTAA
- the ppa gene encoding inorganic diphosphatase, with the protein MDLSKISAGQNPPDDLNVLIEVPLGGDPIKYEIDKDSGAMFVDRYLYTEMRYPCNYGFVPHTMSLDGDPIDVMVVGNRPLVPGSVVRARPVGVLMMTDDKGQDEKILAVPHPKLTAYYDKIATYHDLPQTLCDKIAHFFTHYKDLEQGKWTRIEGWYGIEKARELIDAAVKRGVES; encoded by the coding sequence ATGGACCTTTCAAAGATCAGCGCGGGCCAGAACCCGCCGGATGACCTCAACGTTCTGATCGAAGTGCCCCTCGGCGGCGACCCGATCAAATACGAGATCGACAAGGATTCCGGCGCGATGTTCGTCGACCGCTATCTCTACACCGAGATGCGCTACCCGTGTAATTACGGCTTCGTGCCCCACACGATGAGCCTGGATGGCGACCCGATCGACGTGATGGTCGTTGGCAACCGCCCGCTGGTGCCGGGTTCGGTCGTGCGCGCCCGCCCGGTCGGCGTCCTGATGATGACGGACGACAAGGGCCAGGACGAAAAAATCCTCGCCGTGCCGCACCCGAAGCTGACGGCTTATTACGACAAGATCGCGACCTATCACGACCTGCCGCAGACGCTTTGTGACAAGATCGCCCACTTCTTCACGCACTACAAAGACCTCGAACAGGGCAAATGGACCCGGATCGAGGGCTGGTACGGTATCGAGAAGGCGCGCGAGCTGATCGATGCTGCCGTCAAGCGCGGCGTCGAGAGCTGA
- a CDS encoding LysE family translocator, whose product MDLSVWIALVALFIAGGLTPGPAVMLVMSTSLRYRAPTALLPALGVAAANLLWISLAAGGIAAFAAQFPILLNGLKIAGICFIAWLAWSLAMSDPSSPHASAKDAPPRGKLFARGVGLQLLNPNALVFFGLLLPSYFDMTHPVVPQALIMMVTITICEMTGLTLYAWLADGMNHHFESPAFTRWFNRGAALAMLASALFASISTFTPHT is encoded by the coding sequence ATGGACCTTTCGGTCTGGATTGCCCTGGTTGCCCTGTTCATTGCGGGCGGCCTGACCCCCGGGCCGGCTGTCATGCTGGTGATGAGCACGTCGCTGCGCTATCGCGCGCCGACGGCGCTCTTGCCGGCATTGGGTGTGGCAGCGGCCAATCTGCTCTGGATCTCGCTGGCGGCGGGCGGCATCGCCGCTTTTGCTGCGCAATTCCCGATCCTGCTGAACGGGCTGAAGATTGCCGGGATCTGTTTCATCGCCTGGCTGGCCTGGTCGCTGGCAATGTCAGACCCGTCCAGCCCTCATGCCAGCGCGAAGGACGCCCCGCCGCGCGGCAAGCTGTTTGCCCGCGGCGTCGGCCTGCAATTGCTGAACCCGAACGCACTCGTCTTCTTCGGTCTTCTGCTGCCGTCCTATTTCGACATGACGCATCCGGTCGTGCCGCAGGCGCTGATCATGATGGTCACGATCACCATTTGTGAAATGACGGGCCTGACGCTCTATGCCTGGCTGGCCGACGGCATGAACCACCATTTCGAGTCGCCCGCCTTTACCCGCTGGTTCAATCGCGGGGCAGCCCTCGCCATGCTGGCATCCGCCCTGTTTGCGTCGATTTCGACCTTCACACCGCACACTTAG
- a CDS encoding carbonic anhydrase — MKTIEELIEGYRRFRGGVYSKQAALYRELGEGQSPAIMLIACADSRAEPSDIFAAAPGQLFVVRNVANLVPPYMPDGKLHGVSSALEYAVNVLKVKHIVVMGHGGCGGVQASLAGDDNPLIGEFVTPWVSLLDEARDRVLESGSINPQFSLELEGIETSLKNLLSFPFVQKAVEAGELELHGAWFAIKHGELHWRNAKTGRFEVVDR, encoded by the coding sequence ATGAAGACGATCGAGGAACTGATTGAAGGCTACCGGCGCTTCCGCGGCGGTGTTTATTCCAAACAGGCAGCGCTCTATCGCGAGCTTGGCGAGGGCCAGAGCCCGGCCATCATGCTGATTGCCTGCGCCGACAGCCGCGCCGAACCGTCCGACATTTTCGCGGCGGCGCCCGGCCAGCTGTTTGTGGTGCGCAATGTGGCTAACCTCGTCCCGCCTTACATGCCCGATGGAAAGCTGCACGGGGTCAGTTCTGCGCTGGAGTACGCGGTGAATGTGCTGAAGGTGAAGCACATCGTGGTCATGGGGCATGGTGGCTGCGGAGGTGTTCAGGCCTCTCTGGCGGGCGACGACAATCCGTTGATCGGGGAGTTTGTGACCCCCTGGGTTTCGCTTCTTGATGAAGCCCGCGACCGGGTCCTGGAATCCGGCTCGATCAATCCGCAATTCTCGCTGGAACTGGAAGGCATCGAAACCTCCCTGAAGAACCTGCTGAGCTTCCCCTTCGTTCAGAAGGCCGTTGAGGCTGGCGAGCTTGAGCTGCACGGCGCGTGGTTCGCCATCAAGCATGGCGAATTGCACTGGCGGAACGCGAAAACCGGCCGGTTTGAGGTGGTCGACCGCTAA
- a CDS encoding TetR/AcrR family transcriptional regulator — MSTDASEKKTSRKGPSRSEESRSAILEATRAELAEAGWRTFSVDSVAKRASASKQTIYRWWPSIGAMCVDAALALVPDSPDGGRDPQERIATLIVPLEAAARTGNGHAVLRGALMAAADDQHAGEAWRAWMNRDIRQPMRMVLAELAAKRVIRRDFDLDEVIEQLLGPLWHRICVIRGPVKEGYSMQQARYALRVYSTI; from the coding sequence ATGTCGACAGATGCCAGCGAGAAGAAAACTTCCCGCAAAGGCCCTTCGCGCAGCGAGGAGTCCCGTTCTGCCATCCTTGAAGCGACACGGGCCGAGCTTGCCGAGGCAGGCTGGCGGACGTTCAGCGTCGACTCGGTCGCCAAGCGCGCCAGCGCCTCGAAACAGACCATCTATCGCTGGTGGCCTTCGATCGGTGCCATGTGTGTCGATGCCGCCCTGGCCCTGGTGCCAGACAGTCCGGACGGCGGACGCGACCCGCAGGAACGCATCGCGACGCTGATCGTCCCGCTGGAAGCCGCTGCCCGCACCGGGAATGGCCACGCCGTGCTGCGCGGCGCGCTGATGGCCGCGGCCGACGACCAGCATGCCGGCGAAGCCTGGCGTGCCTGGATGAACCGCGACATCCGCCAGCCCATGCGCATGGTGCTCGCCGAACTGGCGGCGAAACGCGTAATCCGCCGCGATTTCGACCTGGATGAAGTGATCGAGCAGCTGCTCGGGCCGCTCTGGCACCGGATCTGTGTGATCCGCGGACCGGTGAAGGAAGGCTACAGCATGCAGCAGGCGCGCTACGCCCTGCGGGTCTATTCCACCATCTGA
- a CDS encoding acyltransferase family protein, translating into MSAGRIAWIDYAKGIGIILVVMSAAAIGYGAPEGGVNWMLGLADWARPFVVPAFFLISGLFLHRGLFGSAPVYFDRKILRFAYFFALWLAIETVILNAGMFSQGLPGLAQLYLSGLVSPQSPLWFIQQLFLFYLVTRAIRRQKPARILAGAGMLQILAAAGLFQSGWSVLDHFAANFVFFYAGYVGASLAFGFANKAENRLRDLGWTLAVWAGVHTAFVAMGIADLPIVSLILGFAGTFALISAGVLLARIPAAHFIGDAGRQSFAIYLGFFIPLQLLLMLVKMSGIFADTGAASLAIAAATLMIALGMHRLAMETPLRALYVRPRIFRLKPSQAAGRGSLLVAPTQPDA; encoded by the coding sequence ATGTCCGCCGGACGCATCGCCTGGATCGATTACGCCAAAGGTATCGGCATCATTCTTGTGGTGATGTCTGCCGCCGCCATCGGCTATGGCGCGCCGGAAGGCGGCGTGAACTGGATGCTGGGCCTCGCAGACTGGGCCCGTCCGTTCGTGGTTCCGGCCTTTTTCCTGATTTCCGGCCTGTTCCTGCATCGCGGGCTCTTCGGCTCAGCCCCGGTCTATTTTGACCGCAAGATCCTCCGCTTCGCCTATTTCTTTGCGCTCTGGCTGGCCATCGAAACCGTCATCCTGAACGCTGGTATGTTCTCGCAGGGCCTGCCCGGCCTCGCCCAGCTGTATCTCAGCGGCCTGGTCTCGCCGCAAAGTCCGCTCTGGTTCATCCAGCAGCTCTTCCTCTTCTATCTCGTCACGCGGGCCATCCGCCGCCAGAAGCCGGCGCGAATTCTGGCTGGTGCTGGCATGCTGCAAATCCTCGCCGCAGCGGGCCTGTTCCAGTCCGGATGGTCTGTCCTCGACCATTTCGCGGCGAATTTCGTGTTCTTCTATGCCGGCTATGTGGGCGCATCCCTAGCGTTCGGTTTCGCGAACAAAGCGGAGAACCGCCTGCGTGATCTTGGCTGGACCCTGGCTGTCTGGGCCGGTGTGCACACCGCCTTCGTCGCCATGGGGATCGCGGACCTGCCAATCGTTTCACTGATCCTCGGCTTTGCCGGGACGTTCGCGCTGATCAGCGCTGGCGTGCTGCTTGCCCGTATCCCGGCCGCGCATTTCATCGGTGACGCCGGACGCCAGTCTTTCGCGATCTATCTCGGCTTCTTCATCCCGCTCCAGCTCCTGCTGATGCTGGTGAAGATGAGCGGGATTTTCGCAGACACCGGCGCCGCCAGCCTGGCAATTGCCGCCGCCACGCTGATGATCGCGCTTGGCATGCACCGGCTTGCGATGGAAACCCCGCTAAGGGCGCTTTATGTCCGCCCCCGGATTTTCCGGCTCAAACCATCACAGGCGGCTGGGCGCGGCAGCCTGCTTGTCGCACCGACACAGCCAGACGCCTGA
- a CDS encoding DUF1465 family protein — protein MAAEQSQGEGMSMSDGFTGGKLFDTVFTRGMALVEETATYLDGPGREHAKTLDREPGLTYAAWSMELTTRLMQAASWLVMQKAVRDGEMKRDDAAAKKYRIRREDPPLDVKAQEGRGLPARFLELVDRSEALFEQICRLDEALYGARAKASGENPVSEQIAQLQKAAETGAFDPLMVWNRGR, from the coding sequence ATGGCAGCGGAACAGTCGCAAGGCGAAGGCATGAGCATGTCGGACGGGTTCACCGGCGGCAAGCTGTTCGATACCGTCTTCACGCGCGGCATGGCGCTGGTGGAGGAAACGGCCACCTATCTGGACGGGCCGGGCCGCGAACATGCCAAGACGCTGGATCGCGAACCGGGGCTGACCTATGCCGCCTGGAGCATGGAGCTGACGACGCGCCTGATGCAGGCCGCGAGCTGGCTGGTCATGCAGAAAGCGGTGCGCGATGGCGAGATGAAGCGCGACGACGCGGCCGCCAAGAAATACCGCATACGGAGAGAGGATCCGCCGCTCGATGTGAAGGCGCAGGAGGGCAGGGGCCTGCCGGCGCGCTTCCTGGAGCTGGTGGACCGGTCAGAAGCGCTGTTCGAACAGATCTGCCGTCTCGACGAGGCCCTGTATGGCGCGCGGGCCAAGGCATCGGGTGAAAACCCCGTCTCCGAACAGATCGCACAGCTCCAGAAGGCCGCGGAAACCGGCGCCTTCGATCCGCTGATGGTGTGGAACCGGGGGCGCTAG
- a CDS encoding DUF1192 domain-containing protein, whose translation MAISDEEPILVNTPQTLEQMSVEELEARIAQLKDGIAACEREIEKKRAQKAAADALFGGGGD comes from the coding sequence ATGGCAATTTCGGATGAAGAGCCGATCCTCGTAAACACACCGCAGACGCTGGAGCAGATGTCGGTGGAAGAGCTGGAAGCGCGCATTGCGCAGCTGAAAGACGGTATCGCCGCCTGCGAACGGGAAATCGAGAAAAAGCGCGCCCAGAAAGCAGCCGCCGATGCGCTGTTTGGTGGCGGCGGGGATTAA
- a CDS encoding NAD(P)H-quinone oxidoreductase translates to MRLLNTGVMHMGETMKAVEIEKDGPLYLADLPKPEPGANEVLVKTAFSGLNRADLVQRAGAYPPPPGASTILGLEVSGTVEAVGSDVTRWKVGDTVCGLLAGGGYAEYVSVDEGSLFPVPEGMSLDQAACLPEAMMTVWANVFDRVGLKAGENFLCHGGTSGIGVMAIQMAKAAGASKIFATAGTDQKCQLAASLGATRAINYKTEDFVEIVKAEGGSDVTLDMVGGDYIQKNISAANPDGRIINIAYQNGFQANVNFAPVLMKRLTLAATTLRARPLPEKKRIRDAVEADFWPHVASGEIIPVLQKVYPAAEAEQAHQLMASGTHSGKILLSW, encoded by the coding sequence ATGCGACTCCTCAACACGGGAGTCATGCACATGGGCGAGACGATGAAAGCCGTCGAAATCGAGAAGGACGGGCCGCTTTACCTGGCGGACCTGCCAAAGCCGGAACCGGGCGCGAATGAGGTTCTGGTCAAGACGGCCTTTTCCGGCCTGAACCGGGCAGATCTCGTCCAGCGCGCGGGCGCCTATCCCCCGCCGCCCGGCGCCTCCACCATCCTGGGACTGGAAGTCTCCGGCACGGTCGAAGCCGTCGGCAGCGATGTGACGCGCTGGAAGGTTGGCGACACGGTTTGCGGGCTGCTCGCGGGCGGCGGCTATGCCGAATATGTGTCGGTCGATGAAGGGTCGCTCTTCCCGGTGCCAGAGGGAATGAGCCTCGACCAGGCCGCCTGTCTGCCGGAAGCCATGATGACGGTCTGGGCCAATGTGTTCGACCGGGTCGGCCTCAAAGCCGGGGAGAACTTCCTCTGCCATGGCGGCACATCCGGCATCGGCGTGATGGCGATCCAGATGGCAAAGGCCGCGGGCGCCTCGAAGATTTTCGCAACCGCCGGCACGGATCAGAAATGCCAGCTCGCCGCCAGCCTCGGCGCCACGCGTGCGATCAATTACAAGACCGAAGACTTTGTTGAGATCGTGAAGGCCGAGGGCGGATCCGACGTCACGCTCGACATGGTCGGCGGCGATTACATCCAGAAGAACATTTCGGCCGCCAACCCGGACGGGCGGATCATCAATATCGCTTACCAGAACGGCTTCCAGGCGAACGTCAATTTCGCGCCGGTCCTGATGAAGCGGCTGACCCTCGCCGCCACCACGCTGCGCGCCCGGCCCCTGCCGGAGAAGAAGCGCATCCGCGACGCGGTGGAAGCCGATTTCTGGCCGCACGTCGCCAGCGGCGAGATCATTCCGGTTCTGCAGAAAGTCTACCCGGCAGCAGAAGCAGAGCAGGCGCATCAGCTGATGGCGTCCGGCACGCATTCCGGGAAAATCCTGCTGTCCTGGTAA
- a CDS encoding cell cycle transcriptional regulator TrcR — protein sequence MSEVLMPKATAVWLLDNTSLTFAQIAAFCGLHHLEVKGIADGDVAENMRGVDPIAGGILSREEIQRGEADEDYRLKVAESKIAHIPQPKRKGSRYTPVIRRQDKPDAVAWFIRNHPEVSDAQISKLIGTTKSTINNVRDKSHWNSPNIRPVDPVTLGLCTQIELDEVIAKSAEKRRKMEAEKALRSEGPGLAPAQDDPDAYDTSEEDAAKKDVSADDVFRDFS from the coding sequence ATGTCCGAAGTCCTCATGCCGAAGGCCACAGCCGTCTGGCTGCTCGACAATACCAGCCTCACCTTTGCCCAGATCGCTGCGTTCTGCGGCCTGCATCATCTCGAAGTCAAAGGCATCGCCGATGGCGACGTCGCCGAGAACATGCGCGGCGTCGACCCGATCGCCGGCGGTATCCTTTCGCGCGAGGAAATCCAGCGCGGCGAAGCCGATGAAGACTACCGGCTGAAAGTCGCCGAATCGAAGATCGCCCACATCCCGCAGCCGAAGCGCAAGGGCAGCCGCTACACACCGGTCATCCGCCGCCAGGACAAGCCGGATGCTGTCGCCTGGTTCATCCGCAACCACCCGGAAGTCTCCGACGCGCAGATCTCCAAACTGATCGGCACCACCAAGTCGACGATCAACAATGTCCGCGACAAGAGCCACTGGAACTCGCCGAACATTCGTCCGGTCGACCCGGTGACGCTTGGCCTCTGCACCCAGATCGAGCTCGACGAAGTGATCGCAAAATCGGCCGAGAAGCGCCGCAAGATGGAAGCTGAAAAAGCGCTCCGCTCCGAAGGCCCGGGCCTGGCTCCGGCGCAGGACGATCCGGACGCCTATGACACGTCCGAAGAAGACGCCGCGAAGAAGGACGTCTCCGCAGACGACGTATTCCGCGACTTCAGCTGA
- a CDS encoding Smr/MutS family protein: protein MSHRRLTPDEARAWARVARTVKPIGPKTEDIETFIDALEHGEPVLRHGKAKPAAAPLQPPVPKPPKTPAPPQNRANEKRVRRGKLELAGRFDLHGHTQLSAEAALPDFLRRKQAEGARCVLIITGKGKGGEGVLRRNFLRWLEMPAARAFISGYSEAHPRHGGSGAWYVFLRQA, encoded by the coding sequence ATGAGCCACCGCCGTCTTACCCCTGACGAAGCCCGTGCCTGGGCCCGTGTTGCGCGGACGGTGAAGCCCATCGGTCCGAAGACGGAAGACATTGAAACCTTTATCGACGCGCTGGAGCATGGCGAGCCGGTCCTGCGCCATGGCAAGGCGAAACCCGCCGCCGCACCGCTACAGCCGCCTGTTCCCAAGCCCCCGAAAACGCCGGCACCGCCACAGAACCGGGCGAACGAGAAACGCGTGCGGCGTGGCAAGCTGGAACTGGCCGGCCGCTTCGACCTGCACGGCCACACGCAGCTCAGCGCGGAGGCGGCGTTGCCGGATTTCCTCCGGCGCAAGCAGGCAGAAGGCGCGCGGTGTGTCCTGATCATCACCGGAAAGGGGAAGGGCGGGGAGGGCGTGCTGCGCCGCAATTTCCTGCGCTGGCTGGAGATGCCGGCGGCGCGCGCGTTCATCTCCGGTTATTCCGAGGCTCATCCGCGACATGGCGGGTCCGGTGCCTGGTATGTCTTCCTGCGGCAGGCCTAA